A window of Longimicrobium sp. genomic DNA:
CCCGCCGCGCCGGGGTGGCTGGCGGATGCGCAGCGCCTGGAGGACGCCGACCCCGACTCCGCGTACGCGCTGGTGCGGCGCGGCCTTCCGAGCCTGCGCCCCGGGCCCGAGCGGATGGCGGCGCTCGCCCTGCGCTGCTGGACCGCCGCCTCCGCCGCGCCCGACTCCGTGCTCGCCCACGCCGCCGCGGGGATGGCCGAGGCCGCGCGCCACCGCGACGCCCTCGCGCTCGCGAAGCTGCGCGTCTGCCGCGGCTACGGGCTGGAGGATGCCGGCAAGCCGCTGGAGGCGCTGGCGGACTACGACTTCGGCGTGGCGGAGGGGCGCCGCCTGGGCGCGCGCGACCTGGCCGCCGTGGCCCTCCTGCTGCGCGGGCAGCTCCGCTACTACCGCGGCGACTTCACCCCCGCGCTCGCCGACCTGGACGAAGCCTACCGCACCTTTGCGGCGCTCGGCGACGAGCCGCAGCGGCGCAGCGCCCTCAACTCCATCGCCAACCTCTACGCGGACGGCCGCGTGGCGCAGTACGACCGCGCGCTGGAGTACTACCGCCAGGTCCTCGCCTCCAACCAGCGCGGCGGATCGCGGCGAGGGATCGCGACGGCGCACTTCAACATGGGGAGCACGCTGGAGCGCATGGGCCGCCTGGGCGAGGCGCTGGCCCAGTACCGCCGCGGCCTGGAGATGGACGTCCGCCGCGGCGACTCGGCGGAGGTGGCGGTCGACCGCCGGGCGGTGGGCGTCGTGCTCTACAAGCTGGGCCGCCCCGCCGATGCGCTGGCGGAGCTCGAGCACGTCCGCGCCTACGCCGCGCGCGCCGCCGACGTGGAGCTCGCGGCCCAGACCCGCCTGTCGCGCGGCGTGGCGCTGCGCATGCTCGGCCGCACCGCCGAGGCGCTGGACGAGCTGGAGCGGGCGCGCGCCCACTTCCAGGCGACGGACAACCGCCGCTTCCTGGAAAAGGTGCACGAGGAGCGCGCCCTGGCCTACGCCGCCCGCGGCGCCTGGCGCGACGCGTACCAGGCCCGCGGCGAGCAGATGGCCCTGCAGCGCGCCCTGGAGGCGGGCGCCAACCAGGAGCAGAGCACCCGGCTGCGCGTGCGCTTCGACGCGGACAAGAAGGAGGCCGAGAACCGCGCCCTTCTCCGCGAGAACGCGCTGCGCCGCCAGGCGATGGCCGCGGCGGGGCGGGTGCGGCGGCTGCAGGTGGCGGTGCTCGTGCTGAGCGCGTTCGTCATCGGCGCGCTGGTGCTGCTGGCCGTGCGCCAGGTGGCCGGCGCCCGCCGCCTGCGCGCCATGGCGCTCACGGACGAACTGACCCGCCTCCCCAACCGCCGCCACCTCCACCTGCTGGCCGACGCCGCCGCGCGCACCGCCCGCTCGCGCGGCACCGCCTTCTCGGTGCTGGCGCTGGACGTGGACCACTTCAAGAGCATCAACGACCGCTTCGGCCACGACGCCGGCGACACCGTCCTGCGCCGCGTTGCCGACGCCGCGCGCCGCGCCCTGCGCGAGGGCGACCACCTGGGCCGCACCGGCGGCGAGGAGTTCGTCGCGGTCCTCCCCGATGCCCCCGCGTCCGCCGCGCACCCGGTGGCGGAGCGGCTCCGCGCCGCCGTCGAGCGCACCTCCTACGCGGACGTAGACCCGGCGCTGGTGGTCACGGTGAGCGTGGGGATCGCCGCCTGGGCCCACACGGACCCGGACTTCCACGCCACCTTCCGCCGCGCCGATGACTCTCTCTACCGCGCCAAAGCCGCCGGCCGCAACCGCGTGGAGCTGGCGCCGTCGGCCGACTGACGCGACGGCGCGCCCGCATCATGTATCCCGAAGCAACTTGAGTAAAAACGCGTATCGCGCGTGGGGTGCCGGCGCCGCGCCGAAACGTCCGATCGGCACGTTCCCGCCGAGCGTGCGGAAGGCGGCGGAGTCCGTCAATGAGCGGGTTGATTTCAGGGAAGGTCCGGGGTACGTTGACTGGGTCGTCTCCTCGGGCGGGTGGCTCTCGAGGCGCGACGGTGTGGAACCCTTCCCGCCGCATTCGCTCCATTGCAGATACGAGGTCGGCCATGATCTCGGGTGCGCCGAACGTCAGCGCCCTCCCGGGCCGGCACGGCCGCGCGCAGCCATGACCTCCGGTGGCCCGGCGCGAAAGGCGTGAGTAAGCGCACCCGCCGCATCACGCGCACGGCCCCTCCCCCTATTCGCGCCGTTATCATGTACGCCACCCACCACATCGGCGCTGTACCGGGCCCGTGGCTCTTCGCGTGAACTCGCCCAAAGCTTCCACGCCGGGCGGCGGCCGATGTGCGTCGTACGCGCATCCCGCCGTGCATTCCGAGATGCTGGCCGCACGCGTGGCCCAGCGCCTGGAGGGGCACACGGGACTCCCCGTGGAGCTCATGTCCAGCGGCTCGGCGGCACTGGAGTGCGCCCTGCGCGTGCTGGAAGCTCCGCCCGGTGCGCGCGTGCTGGTGCCCAGCGTCGGGTGCGACGCCATCGCCATGAGCGTGCTGAACGCGGGAGCCACTCCCTCCTTTTACGAGATCGACGCCGAGCTGCGCATGCACCTGGGCCCCGATGCGCGGGACGCGTTCGCCGTGGTGGTGAACTACCCCTTTGGATACGTGCCCGAGGGTGGCGAGCCCGCGCGCCTGGAACCGTTGCGGCGCGCCGGGGTTCGAGTGGTAGCCGACTGTGCCCAGGCATTCGGCACGCGTGTGGACGACCGCCCCGTGGGGAGCCTGGCCGACGTGGCCGTTTACAGCTTCGCCGATGGCAAGCACCTCTCCTGCGGCGAGGGAGGCGCGCTCGCCGCCGCCGACCCCGCGCTCCGCGAGCGCGCGTGGAGCTTCGCGCACGCGGCGCGGGTGCGCGGATCGTTCGACCGGGCGGCGTGCGGCCGCAATTTCGCCATGGCGCGCCCGGTCATGGCCGAGTTGAACCGGTGTCTGGACAGGTGGCCGCGCGACGCGGCGCGGAGGCTGGAGCGCGCCCATCTCGCGCGGGCGAGGCTGCGGGGCGCCGCGGTGCGGATCGTAGAGCCCGCGAACGACGCCGTGGTGGTGCCGCTCAAGCAGGTGATGCGGCTGGAGGAGCCCACTCCCGCGCACCGGGCCGCTGTGGCCCGTGTGGCGGCCGAGTTTCGCTTCGTGCAATCGTGGTGGCCGCGAGTGCCGATGGAAAAGAGCTACCTGGGCGGCCGTCACCTGCCCTTCGCCTCGATCTCCACGTGGCGGGAGAGCGCTTTCACCCTCTCCCTCTCGCCCGCGGTGCCGCGGGACGAGTTCCGCCGTGGGCTCGCCGCGCTCAGCTCTGCCCTTTCCGGCACTGCCTCCTGATGCACGCACCGGCCATCATCCCCGCCGCCGCCTGGGTTCCCCTCGAAGACGCCTGGCGCGCGACGTGGGGGGGTGATCCCAAGTTCTACGGACTTGCCGTAGCGGCGCTCTTTCGCCTCGGCGTTCCCGCGGGCGCGCTGGTGCTGGGCGCCCCCGGGTGGGACGCGGACACCGCCGAGCGCGCCGCCGCCGAGGCCATCGCCTGGATCGAATCCGCCGAGGGGAGGCCCGTAGGCGCGGCTGGGCCCGACGGCATCCCGCTCCTCCTGACCGTGCGCTTCGGCGACAAGTACTCGGATCCGCGCAAGCCGCCCTCCGTCTCGCTGATCGGCGCCGCCGCACCGCGCACCTCCGCCGAGGCCGAGGCGCACCTGCGCGCCTTTCTGGGCCGCATCGACGCCGCCGGCCAGTACGACGCACTGGCCGCTCTGCCGCCGGCGGCACGCGCGGCGCGCATCGCGGCCCTGGGCTTCGCGCGGCTGGTGGAGCTGGGGGTCGAACGTCCGCAGGTGCTGCTGCAGCGTGCGGCCGTGACCGTGGATGCGCCCGATAGCGGACACGGAACGGCGTACACGCGGCACCCCCAGACCGCCGCGGAGATGGACTACGGGCGCTACATGTGGGATGCCACCGGCCACGAGTTCGATGCGCGCTCGGGCGATCCACGCAAGCGCGACCTGTCCGTGCTGGCCGACGAGCACCCCGCGTCGTACGCGCGCCTCCGCTCGGTGCTGGCGTTCGTGGAGGCGTATTTCCAGGAGATCCGCTTCGTGGAGTTCGGACTGGAACGCGGCCGGCTGTACATCTTCCAGGTGACCCCCCGCAAGCGCGCCGAGGGCACGATGCCTTCCATGCGGCGGCTCCCCCCCGTCAGCGGAGAGGTGAGCGATCCTCCGCCCGCACCCCTTCCCGGCGAGTGGCGGGAGCTGCGGATGGAGGGGCTGGCGGTGCGCGTGGGTGCAGGCGCGGCGGCGGAGGCCATACGAGAGGTGTCCGTGGCGGCGGACCCGCCGGGCGCGGATACGGCGGAAAGCTGGCTGCTCACGCTGGAGGAGGGGACGTGGCCCGCGGATCCGCCGCCGGGTGGCGTACCCCGGGTGATGGAGCGCAGCGTGCACGGGGTGCACCGGATCGCGTGGAGCGTGGCGCGCGCGCACACGGAGTGGATCGTGGAATCACGCTGGGGATCGGCGCTCCGCATCGAGCCTGGCACGCGGACGCTGCGGGTGCACGGCCCCGCGCGCGCCGCGGCCGACCTGGCGGCGCACACCGTGGAGGCGCTCCGGCGGGAATACCTGGAGGCGCACGGCTGGGCCTGTCTCCATGCTGCCTCGGTGGAGATCGCGGGGCGGGCCTGGTTGCTCGTCGGCGACAAGGGCGCGGGAAAAACCACCCTGCAGCTCGCGCTGCTGGACGCGGGCGCCCGCCTGCTGAGCGCCGATCGCACCTGGGTGGCGGCGGGAGCGGCCGGCCCCGCCGCCCGGCGCGGGCCGGGAGCGCTCCGCGTTACCGGGCACACGCTGGCCCTGGTTCCCGGCGTCGTCGAGACGGGTGGAGGAAAGCCCTCCGTGGGAAGCGGGAAGTACACGCTGCCGCTCGCGCGCTTCGCGGCCGCGGGAATGCTTTCCGGGTCCGCGCGGCTCCCGCTGGGCGGATACGTCTTCGTTCGCCGTGGCGAAGGCGCGGCCGGGTGGCGTGTACGGCCGGCGGCGGCGGACAGCGCCGCCGCGCACCTTATGGCCGGCCCAGCCGACCACCAGCAGCGGTGGCTGCACGCCTGGCGCTGGTGGGGCGCGGGCTCGCCACCGGCGATCCCCGCGGCTCCCGCGTGGAGCCTGGAGGGTAGCGGCAGCGCCGCCGAGGCCGCGCGCCGGGTAATGGACGTGCTGGCCGGGGAGGGGTGATGTCCGCCCCCTCGGTTCCGAGCCCCGCGCTGGAGCCCGCGGACGCCGTGCGCCGGATGTACGGGCGCACGCTGGAGTGGTTCCACGCCACGTACGCCACCACCGCCGCCCCGGACCACACGCCGGGAGTGGTCGCCACCACCGCCGCGTGGCCGCTGGCCGGGGCCGAGCGGCTGGTGTGCGGCGGGCCCTGCCTGGACCACGCGCTTCCCGAAGGCGCGCCCGGAGTGAGCCTTCAGATCGCCGTGGAAACGGCCATCTGGCTGGAATACGCCGCCCGGACCGGACACCCGCTCTTCCTGTTCGTGATGGGTGGCGCCTCGGCCGAAGGGGAAGATCGCCCCGCGTGGGAGGGGATGCTGCGCGCCTTCCGCGCGTTCGTCGACGATCTCCGCGCCCACCCTCTCATGGCGGCGCCGCGGGTGCACCTGGAGCCCACCTGGACGCGTGCCGCCGCATGGGCCGCGGCGCGCGCCGAGCTCTGCGCGGGGGTCGCCACCGCCCGCTACGACACCCTGTACCAACCGGTCCGGCCGCTCGACGCCGTGCGCGGCGAGCCGCTGCCCCGTGAGCTGGAGCGAGCATACCAGGACAACCTGCTGGCCTATCACCCGGCCATGGTCGCCCGGCTCAGTCCCTGGCCCTTCGAGCGGCTGCAGCACCTGGAGAACCTTCAGCAGCTTCGCGCCTACGCACTGGCCGCGCGCATCTTTCAGCTCGACGCCGCCGTGAACGCCCACACCAGCTTCCTTCCCATGACTTCCCCGGACGGGTCCATTCGGCTCACCCGCGCTCCCGGCGACGCGCGCCTCCCCGCGCGGCTGGGCGCCGCCGTGCTGCGGCGCCAGGCTATGGAAGAGCCCAACCTCCGCGGCTACCTGGATGCGCACCTGCCGCCCGCACTGCACGACCTCGTGGTGGAGCGCTTCTCCGCGCGCTTCGCGCCGGGGGTGGCGTGAGCGCCTCGGCGGCCCTGCGCGCGGGGTGGAAGATCGCGGCTTCGCCGCGCTCCGACGACCTGGGGGTCAACAACCGCGTATGGCAGGTGGGGCGGCGGTTCTGGCTACACTGCTACGACCCGGACGACCTTCCGTGGCGTGAGCGGCAGGCGCGGCTCGTGGAGGCGCTGGGCCAGGTCGCCGCGCGCGAGGGGGCGGAGCTGCGCGTTCCCCAGACGGTGCCTCCGCTGGGGGGAGGGCTCTTCCACCGGGACGAGGAGGGCGCCTGGCAGCTCACCCACAACGTCCCCGGCCGCCGGCCCGATCCGCTCCACGGCGCCGAGTACCCGGCCGTGGCGGGCGGCCTCGCGCGGCTGCACCGGCTCCTGGGGCAGATCGATCCATCGCTGGCACCCGCGCCCACCACGCTCCGGGGCGACCTGCAGGCCAACCTGGCGCGCCATCGAGCCGAAAGCGGCGACGCCGCGTTCGCGGCGATGGTGGAGCCCGCGGTCGAGAGGGTGGAGGCGTGGCTCCCGCGCCTGCTGTCGCTCCCGGTGCAGGTCATCCACGGCGACTTCTCGCACCCCAACCTGAAGCTCGCGGGGCGGGGCGCTGCCGCCGAGCTCACCGGGGTGATCGACTTCGAGTTCTGCAGCGCCGATCCGGCGGTGCTCGACCTGGCCACCGTGGTGCTCACCCTCCTCCTCCGCGGCCCCGGCCGCGGTGCCGATGCCCGGATCGGCGCGATGCTGGATGCGTACGCCGCCGCGGGGGGGGTGGAGGTCGGGGCCGATGATCTGTGGCCGGCGCTGCTGGCGCGCAAGCTCGACAGCTACTGGCACCACGGCGAGCGGGCCAGGCGCGATCCGGCGGCGCGCCCGGTCGCCGAGCGCCAGGTGGAGCAGCTACGCCGTCTCCTGGGCTTCCTGGACGCGCGATGACCTCCGGCGTACGTGTCCGCCGCGCGGAGTGCCGGCCCGAGCGGCTGGACGAGGTGCGGGCCGCGGGCTTCGTCCACGTGGAGTGGGAGTGGTCGTGGAACGGCGCCGGCTCCAGCCCCGTGCCATCCGCGGGCGAGCTGGCGAGTGCCGCTCGGGCGCTGGCCGGCGCGGGGCTCACCTGCAGCGTGGCCGGCCCCACGGGGATCTCGGTGGCCGAAAAGGTCGACCCGCTCCGGGCCGTTTCCACCCGGCTCTGGCGCGAGCTGTACCAGGCCGCGGGGGAGCTGGGAGCGCGCTGGGTGGTGCTGGAGCTGGGCCAGGCGCGGTGCGCACCCGATGAGACGGAGAAGCGCCGCCGGCGGATCGACCTGGCGCGTCCCGCCCTGCACGCCATCCTCGAAGGCTCGGATGGCGGGCCGCTTCTGCTGGTGGAAAACCAGCGCCGCCTGGATCCCGTGCTGGGGCGGACCTACCTGGGAGACCATGCCGCCGACCTGGTTCACCTTCTCGACGGCCTCCCCCCCGAGCGCGCCGGGATCATGTTCGATGCCGGCCACCCGCTCATCGGCCAGGACCCCCTGGCCTTCCTCGAAGGCGTGGATCCCTGGATCCGCGCGGTGGCGCTGCACGCCAACGACGGGGTGCGCGACGAGCACCGCGCACTCGAGCCCGGCGACGTGGACCGGCACCCGGCATACTGGCACGGGCTCGCCCGCCGCGCCGCGGGGCTCCCCGTCGTAGTGGAAATCGACGACCTGGATGCGGCCCGCAGTTGCTGGCACACCTTCTCCCATCTCCCCTGACCGTCGCCTACGCCCATGATGAACAGCCCTCTCGCCCTTCACGGCGGCGCCCCCGTCCGTCCGACGTACAAGCCCGCCCGCCCGCGGGTTCCAGCCGAAGCCCGCGACGAAGTCCTGCGCGTACTGGACGACGGCACGCTGGCCCGCTTCTACGGCGGCACCCACGTCCGCGCGCTCGAGGCCGAGTTCGCCGCCTGGTTCGGGCGCAGCCACGGCGTGGCGGTGAACTCCGGGACGTCGGCGCTCCACGTGGCCTACGTGGCGGCCGGCCTTCCCCCCTTCTCCGAGGTGCTGGTACCCGCCAACGCGTACATCTCCGCGATCACCGCGCTCATCCAGAGCCACCTGGTGCCGGTGATCGTCGACGTCGATCCGTCGAGCTGGGTGATGGACCCCGTCGATGCCCGCCGCAAGCTCACGTCCCGCACCTCGGCCATCGTGCCGGTGCACATGTACGGGCAGCCGTGCCCAATGGACGACCTGCTGGAGCTGGCGCGGGCACACGGGCTGTGGGTGCTGGAAGATTGCGGGCAGGCTCACGGCGGCATGTGGAACGGGCGCCTGCTGGGGAGCCTGGGCGATGCGGCCGCCTACAGCGTGTGCTGCCGCAAGCACGTCACGTCGGGCGAGGGAGGGCTGGTGATCTCGGATTCGGCCGCGCTGGTGGAGCGCGCCCGCAGCCTGGCTCACAAGGGGAAGGGTGACGGCTGGTTCGAATATCTGGAGATGGGCTTCAGCTACAACATGACCGAGGTGCAGGCGGTGCTGGCCCGCCACGGCCTGCGCGCCCTGGAACACGAGACGCAGACCCGTCAGAAGTTCGCCGCCGGGATCCGGGCCGCGCTGGATGGGCTCGGCCTGGAGTTCCCCCACCTGGGCGAAGGGTCGGCGCACGCATACTTCAAGTTCAACTTCCTCCTCCCGCGTGAGCTCGGCCCCTGGCGCAACGAGATCGTCACGGCGCTGCGGCGCGAGAACGTGGGCGCCGACCCCGCGCATCCGTACGTGCTGGAGATCGACTGGCTGCGGAACCAGGAGCCGCTTCTCTACTCACAGATTACCGAGGGGCGGCCCTGCTATGCTCGTGAAAGCTGCCCCACCGCGCTGGATGTGATGGCCCGCCAGGTGGGGCTGGAACTGGGGCCGGGGCTGGACCAGGAAGACATCGAGTACACCATCGCCGCCGTGCGCAAGGTGATCCCGTGGTACGCCCAGAACCATGCGCGGCTCGGGAGTCCCACGGTCGTCTCCATATGACGCGCTCCGCGTAAGGCAGCGTCACGCAAACGGAGGTCCGGGAACCATTCTCCCGGACCTCCGTCGCTCCTTGGGTCGTGGCCCCGCCGCACGGCTTACACGGCAGGCATCGCCGTAAGGAAGCGCGAGACGATGGCCGACTGCCCGGTGCACTTGTAGCTGTCGGTCATGCGGGCGCGGAGCGATTCCAGAACGTTGCCGTCTTCCCCGGGGGTGTTGATCATGCGGTGAATCCGCTCGCCCACCTCCCCGCGATGGTCGCGCAGGATGGCGCGGAGGATGGAGGTCACCCGCTCCAGCCCGTCCGTCTCGGGGAGTCCGGGGGGAACCGCGAACTCGTCTCCGAACCCGCTGAAAGCCATGCAGCGCCCGGGTCCCAGCTCGTGGGCGTACTGCTCGCTGATCAGCGCCTGGCTGTAATTCTGCGGCAGCACGAAGTGCGGGATTTTACCCAGCGCCATCGCCTCCAGCGTAGTGGTGATCCCCGGAGAGGTGAGCACCACGCGGGCGGTGGACAGCCGCTCCACGAACTCGCGGTGCGGAAGGTGGCCGATGCGGACCCCGGTGCGCGTGCCCAGCCGTCCGCGCAGCCGTGCCGCCAGACGCTGGTTGCAGCAGACGGTGACCTCACCCTCCCCCACCGACTCCAGCACCTGCCCCACGATGAGGTCGGCGTATTCATCGTACAGCGCGGGATCGACGAACGGATTGGCGCACCCGCCCAGGCTCACCAGTACTTGGTCGTCCGGTGCATCCGCTCGCCGCGTAACGTAGTCGGCCGTCGCCTCGATCGGCGCCACCACCTCGATGGGAAGGCGGCTGGACCATTCCCGCAGCCGGCTCGGCGGCACCAGGTAATCCTGCACGAAGTAGCGGGTCGCGTGCTCGATCCCCGGCGGGGGGCCGGGCCACATCCAGGCCAGGCTGTCCACCATGTACAGCGGCGTGCGGCGCCCGGCCCAGAAGGGAAGAATGTCCAGGTTGAGCACCGAGAACACGGCCTGATACGCCTCCAGATGCTCCGCGAGCGACGCCAGCACTTCGGGCCGGTCCACGTCCACGCGATACACCCGGTCGAAGGCCGGCGAGGTGCGCGCGAAATCGTAGTCCAGCCCGGCGCCGAAGCAGTGCAGGGTGATGCCCGGGCGCCGCCGTTTGATTTCGGCCGCGATCGCCACCGCCTTGGAGATGGGGCCGAAGCCGAACGCCGAGGAGAGGAAGGCGCAGCTCTCGCCCTGCGCGGCCGCGGGCGCGCGCTCCTCGCGCAGCTCATGCACGGCGGCCAGCAGCGCGTCGTGCAGAGCCGCCTGCGCCGCCACGTCCGTTCGCGCTTCGGCCGCGGCGGGCACGAAGATGCAGCGGCCCACGGAGGCCAGCCCCGCCAGAAGCGCCGTGGTGTCGCGCCCCCCTTCGGGCACCACGATCACCATCGGCTTGTCCATGGCGCTTGCCCACCCGAGTTCCAGGTGCACGCCGTAGCTGTCTTCCGCCAACGCCACCACACAGTCGGCGCGCTGCATCTCCAGCATGTCGAAGGGGGTGCAGACGGAGGCGGCGCGCAGCTTCGCGCCGTACTCCTCCAGACGAAGCGCCAGAAAGACGTCATGCCCCGCGTGCTGCAGGGCCGTGTCGATCCCTTTGATGAAATGCGCGTATGCCGGTTCGACGGAGGGTACGGGGCCGTCGTGCCGAAGGTACCCGGTGATCGGGCACGCGAAGAAGATCCGCATTCTGTTCGTGGGGAGTGGTATGAGACGTGGGGACGTGCAGGGGGGCTAAAGCCACTGGGCGTCGGGCCAGCCCGCCGCGGACAGCGCCAGGTCTGCATCGCGGTTGAAGCGGACGTTGCCGGGCTCGCAGCCGGTGCACACCTGCGAAGCCACCGACGCGAACGCCGCGCGCTCGCCGGCGAAGCCCGGCTCGTTCCAGCTCTCGCCGAACGGCCGGTCCCACACGCCTTCCAGGCTGAGCGGCCTGCCGCGGCGGTGCGGAAGGCAGTTGCACGCGGTGAGCAGGCCGCGCCGGGCATCGATGTAGCCCACCACGTCGGGAACGAAGCACCGGGTGTGAGTGGGCAGGCGGCCTCCCGCCGACGCCACGCGGGCGGCGTCGCTGGTGCCGAAGACGTGCGGGCTCACGGCGTTCAGCCGCACGCGTGCGCGCTCCAGCCGCGCCTCGATGCGGGGGACGACCGAGGCGGAGAACTCGTGCGCTTCTTCGGCCGTAAGATACAGGCTCTTCTTGTCTTTGATGGGGATCAGGGTCCAGAAGTCCACGCCGATGCGGTCGAGCAGCGGAACGAATTCGTGGATGTCTCGAAAGGTCTCGGCGGAGACGATGGTGTTTACCGTGATGGGCAGGGAGCGGCCGCGGCGCGCGCGTTCCGTGGCGAGAGTCTCGAGCCCCGCGATCGCCGCCGCAAAGAGGCCGGGGGTGCGGCGCAGTCCGTCGTGGATCTCGGGGCGCGGCGAGTCGAGCGAGCAGGTGAGCGCGGAGAGACCGGCGTCCAGCAGCGGTGCGGCCATCTCGGCCAGACGGCTTCCGTTGGTGATGAGGCTCACCCGCAACCCCGCCGCGCGTACCTCGGCCACCGCCTCCAGCAATCCTTCGTGCAGCGTGGGCTCACCGCCGGTAAAACGCACCTCCTCGCCGCCCAGCGCCGCCAGCTGCACCGCGAGCGTGCGCACCCGCTCAACCGCCAGCCGGAAAGGATCGCTGGAGTTGGCGAACGGGCACATCCGGCACCCGGCGTTGCACGCCTCCAGGATACGTACGTAGACGATTTTGGGGCTCGTCCGCTGGAATACGGGAAGAGGCGCGTTCATAAGACGACGTTTTGGCAGGTTGGCCCACGGGCGGTCGCACTCCAGCAGAAACGCTCTCGGAAAGAATTGCCGAATGTTCTTGTTAGCGCAAGGATGCCGGCCGTGGCCACGGACCAGAGAAAAACCTCGCGGTCCTCCGCCGCGAGCGCAGCCTGCGTGCTGCCCGCACCGAGGATCTGAGAAGCCAGCAGGGGTCGTGCACCTGTGCACGACCCCTGCTTTCGATCCGCGGCAGACCCCTGGAGTAACGCACTTTTAATGTTCGACGTGTGCCCCCTCCGGGTGGCCGCAGAGGCGTCTCAACGTCCAGCGGGCGCGGAACGGCTCATCGTCGCTCAGCGCCCGTACGCGGGTGGTTGTACACGCGCAGCAGCGCCGCTTCCGCCAGGCGGTCCGCGGCGGCGGCGGAGAGGGTGTGGTTGTTGACGAGGATGGAGAACACCATGCGCTCGCCAGCGGCGGTGGTGAGGTAGCCGCTCAGGGAGCGCACGCCCGAGAGGGTGCCCGTCTTGGCGTGCACGTTCCCCGCGAGCGGTGTCCCCTTCATCCGGTTGCGCAGGGTGCCGTCGACGCCGGCGACGGGCATGGCGGCGTAGAAGACGGCGTAGTTGGGGCTGCGCGTCATCCGCTCCAGCAGCGCCACCAGGTGCTCAGGTGCCACCAGGTTGTAGCGCGACAGGCCGCTGCCGTCCGCCGCGCGGAAGCCGCCGCGGGGGAGCTGCCACGCGCGCGCCAGCGAATCCTCCACCGCGAGCCCCGCCTGCGCGGTGCCGGCGTTGCGGATGCGGCGGCCCATCGTCTTCAGCAGGATCTCGCCGTACTGGTTCTGGCTCGGCTTCAGGAAGGCGGCCAGCACCT
This region includes:
- a CDS encoding GGDEF domain-containing protein, whose amino-acid sequence is MRQLSLALTAAMLAAALTLSAQAPAAPGWLADAQRLEDADPDSAYALVRRGLPSLRPGPERMAALALRCWTAASAAPDSVLAHAAAGMAEAARHRDALALAKLRVCRGYGLEDAGKPLEALADYDFGVAEGRRLGARDLAAVALLLRGQLRYYRGDFTPALADLDEAYRTFAALGDEPQRRSALNSIANLYADGRVAQYDRALEYYRQVLASNQRGGSRRGIATAHFNMGSTLERMGRLGEALAQYRRGLEMDVRRGDSAEVAVDRRAVGVVLYKLGRPADALAELEHVRAYAARAADVELAAQTRLSRGVALRMLGRTAEALDELERARAHFQATDNRRFLEKVHEERALAYAARGAWRDAYQARGEQMALQRALEAGANQEQSTRLRVRFDADKKEAENRALLRENALRRQAMAAAGRVRRLQVAVLVLSAFVIGALVLLAVRQVAGARRLRAMALTDELTRLPNRRHLHLLADAAARTARSRGTAFSVLALDVDHFKSINDRFGHDAGDTVLRRVADAARRALREGDHLGRTGGEEFVAVLPDAPASAAHPVAERLRAAVERTSYADVDPALVVTVSVGIAAWAHTDPDFHATFRRADDSLYRAKAAGRNRVELAPSAD
- a CDS encoding DegT/DnrJ/EryC1/StrS family aminotransferase encodes the protein MHSEMLAARVAQRLEGHTGLPVELMSSGSAALECALRVLEAPPGARVLVPSVGCDAIAMSVLNAGATPSFYEIDAELRMHLGPDARDAFAVVVNYPFGYVPEGGEPARLEPLRRAGVRVVADCAQAFGTRVDDRPVGSLADVAVYSFADGKHLSCGEGGALAAADPALRERAWSFAHAARVRGSFDRAACGRNFAMARPVMAELNRCLDRWPRDAARRLERAHLARARLRGAAVRIVEPANDAVVVPLKQVMRLEEPTPAHRAAVARVAAEFRFVQSWWPRVPMEKSYLGGRHLPFASISTWRESAFTLSLSPAVPRDEFRRGLAALSSALSGTAS
- a CDS encoding phosphotransferase — its product is MSASAALRAGWKIAASPRSDDLGVNNRVWQVGRRFWLHCYDPDDLPWRERQARLVEALGQVAAREGAELRVPQTVPPLGGGLFHRDEEGAWQLTHNVPGRRPDPLHGAEYPAVAGGLARLHRLLGQIDPSLAPAPTTLRGDLQANLARHRAESGDAAFAAMVEPAVERVEAWLPRLLSLPVQVIHGDFSHPNLKLAGRGAAAELTGVIDFEFCSADPAVLDLATVVLTLLLRGPGRGADARIGAMLDAYAAAGGVEVGADDLWPALLARKLDSYWHHGERARRDPAARPVAERQVEQLRRLLGFLDAR
- a CDS encoding TIM barrel protein, encoding MTSGVRVRRAECRPERLDEVRAAGFVHVEWEWSWNGAGSSPVPSAGELASAARALAGAGLTCSVAGPTGISVAEKVDPLRAVSTRLWRELYQAAGELGARWVVLELGQARCAPDETEKRRRRIDLARPALHAILEGSDGGPLLLVENQRRLDPVLGRTYLGDHAADLVHLLDGLPPERAGIMFDAGHPLIGQDPLAFLEGVDPWIRAVALHANDGVRDEHRALEPGDVDRHPAYWHGLARRAAGLPVVVEIDDLDAARSCWHTFSHLP
- a CDS encoding DegT/DnrJ/EryC1/StrS family aminotransferase gives rise to the protein MMNSPLALHGGAPVRPTYKPARPRVPAEARDEVLRVLDDGTLARFYGGTHVRALEAEFAAWFGRSHGVAVNSGTSALHVAYVAAGLPPFSEVLVPANAYISAITALIQSHLVPVIVDVDPSSWVMDPVDARRKLTSRTSAIVPVHMYGQPCPMDDLLELARAHGLWVLEDCGQAHGGMWNGRLLGSLGDAAAYSVCCRKHVTSGEGGLVISDSAALVERARSLAHKGKGDGWFEYLEMGFSYNMTEVQAVLARHGLRALEHETQTRQKFAAGIRAALDGLGLEFPHLGEGSAHAYFKFNFLLPRELGPWRNEIVTALRRENVGADPAHPYVLEIDWLRNQEPLLYSQITEGRPCYARESCPTALDVMARQVGLELGPGLDQEDIEYTIAAVRKVIPWYAQNHARLGSPTVVSI
- a CDS encoding radical SAM protein; this translates as MNAPLPVFQRTSPKIVYVRILEACNAGCRMCPFANSSDPFRLAVERVRTLAVQLAALGGEEVRFTGGEPTLHEGLLEAVAEVRAAGLRVSLITNGSRLAEMAAPLLDAGLSALTCSLDSPRPEIHDGLRRTPGLFAAAIAGLETLATERARRGRSLPITVNTIVSAETFRDIHEFVPLLDRIGVDFWTLIPIKDKKSLYLTAEEAHEFSASVVPRIEARLERARVRLNAVSPHVFGTSDAARVASAGGRLPTHTRCFVPDVVGYIDARRGLLTACNCLPHRRGRPLSLEGVWDRPFGESWNEPGFAGERAAFASVASQVCTGCEPGNVRFNRDADLALSAAGWPDAQWL